The Aspergillus luchuensis IFO 4308 DNA, chromosome 7, nearly complete sequence genome has a segment encoding these proteins:
- the CCT6 gene encoding chaperonin-containing T-complex subunit CCT6 (BUSCO:EOG09262516;~COG:O;~EggNog:ENOG410PHIM;~InterPro:IPR002423,IPR012722,IPR027410,IPR027413, IPR017998,IPR002194,IPR027409;~PFAM:PF00118;~go_function: GO:0005524 - ATP binding [Evidence IEA];~go_function: GO:0051082 - unfolded protein binding [Evidence IEA];~go_process: GO:0006457 - protein folding [Evidence IEA]), which translates to MSATQLLNPKAESRRRAEALKVNISAGEGLQDVLKSNLGPSGTLKMLVDGAGGIKLTKDGNVLLREMQIQNPTAVMIARAATAQDDITGDGTTSVVLLVGELLKQANRHISEGLHPRVITDGYEIAKNESLKFLEQFKLERTVDRELLLSVARTSLSTKLNSALAEKLTPDIVDAVLAIHRAPEKPDLHMIEIMTMQHRTSSDTRLIRGLALDHGARHPDMPKRVENAFILTLNVSLEYEKSEINSGFYYSSAEQRDKLVESERKFVDAKLKKIVELKQQVCGTDPNKSFVVINQKGIDPLSLDVLVKNGILALRRAKRRNMERLQLICGGTAQNSVEDLTPDVLGWAGLVYEHQLGEEKFTFVEEVKDPKSVTILIKGPNQHTIAQVKDAVRDGLRSVYNTIVDNCVIPGAGSFQVACAAHLTSEAFRKTVKGKAKWGVQAFADALLIIPKTLAANSGHDVQDSLAALQDEQSNGNTVGLDLTTGEPMDPIQEGVFDSFRVLRNCVASSTGIASNLLLCDELLKARQMGRQGGPGGMDE; encoded by the exons ATGTCTGCAACGCAGTTACTCAATCCCAAGGCCGAGTCGAGG CGGAGAGCGGAGGCCTTGAAGGTCAACATCAGCGCCGGTGAGGGTCTTCAGGATGTCTTGAAGTCCAACTTGGGTCCCTCGGGTACCCTGAAGAT gttggtggatggtgcAGGCGGA ATCAAGTTGACTAAAGATGGAAATGTTCTGCTGCGTGAGATG CAAATCCAAAACCCCACGGCT GTTATGATTGCCCGGGCTGCAACGGCACAGGATGATATTACCGGTGATGGAACGACATCTGTCGTCCTGTTGGTGGGTGAGCTTTTGAAGCAGGCAAATCGACACATCTCCGAGGGTCTGCACCCTCGTGTTATCACGGATGGTTATGAGATTGCGAAGAACGAGTCCCTGAAG TTCCTCGAGCAATTCAAGCTTGAACGGACAGTTGACCGTGAACTCCTCCTTTCCGTCGCGCGGACGTCGCTCAGCACAAAGTTGAACAGCGCTCTGGCCGAGAAGCTTACGCCTGATATCGTCGACGCCGTCCTTGCCATCCACAGAGCTCCCGAGAAGCCCGATCTACACATGATTGAGATCATGACCATGCAACATCGCACGTCCTCTGACACCAGACTGATCCGTGGTCTTGCTCTTGACCACGGTGCCAGACACCCCGACATGCCCAAGCGTGTGGAGAACGCGTTCATCCTGACCCTGAACGTGAGTCTGGAATACGAAAAGTCTGAGATCAACTCTGGCTTCTACTACTCTTCTGCCGAACAGAGGGATAAGTTGGTGGAGAGTGAACGCAAGTTCGTCGATGCtaagctgaagaagatcgtgGAGCTCAAGCAACAAGTCTGCGGTACCGACCCCAACAAGAGCTTCGTTGTTATTAACCAGAAGGGTATTGACCCCCTGAGCTTGGATGTTCTTGTCAAGAATGGCATTCTCGCCCTCCGGAGAGCTAAGCGGAGGAACATGGAGCGTCTTCAACTTATCTGCGGTGGTACTGCACAGAACAGTGTTGAGGACTTGACCCCCGATGTTCTTGGATGGGCTGGCTTGGTTTACGAGCACCAGCTCGGCGAGGAGAAGTTCACTTTCGTTGAGGAAGTCAAGGACCCCAAGTCCGTCACTATCCTCATCAAGGGACCCAACCAGCACACCATCGCACAGGTGAAGGATGCCGTTCGCGACGGTCTGCGGTCCGTCTACAACACCATCGTCGACAACTGTGTCATCCCCGGTGCTGGTAGCTTCCAGGTGGCCTGTGCAGCACACCTCACTTCCGAGGCCTTCCGCAAGACtgtcaagggcaaggccaagTGGGGTGTTCAGGCTTTCGCCGACgcccttctcatcatccccaagacCCTCGCGGCCAACTCTGGCCATGATGTCCAGGACTCATTGGCGGCTCTGCAAGACGAGCAGTCGAACGGCAACACCGTCGGTCTGGACCTGACCACTGGTGAGCCGATGGACCCCATCCAGGAAGGTGTCTTCGACTCTTTCCGTGTGCTACGTAACTGCGTCGCTTCAAGCACGGGTATTGCCTCGAACCTCCTGCTCTGCGATGAGCTGCTCAAGGCCAGACAAATGGGCCGACAGGGAGGACCTGGCGGTATGGATGAGTAA
- a CDS encoding putative histone acetyltransferase (MysT1) (COG:B;~EggNog:ENOG410PNE7;~InterPro:IPR036388,IPR016181,IPR040706,IPR002717;~PFAM:PF01853,PF17772;~go_function: GO:0004402 - histone acetyltransferase activity [Evidence IEA];~go_process: GO:0006355 - regulation of transcription, DNA-templated [Evidence IEA];~go_process: GO:0016573 - histone acetylation [Evidence IEA]), whose protein sequence is MAPSDPVSRTEPSSSTDRNVKHVVLGDLLFPTWYQSIYPEDLVNKDTDRLYVCRWCFRYSCDVHAYAQHTRLCQHRTTPPGTKVYDHGGYSVWELDGECHKLYAQNLSLFAKLFLDHKSVFYDVVSFLYYLLVFTDPNDPQNYYVLGFFSKEKLSWDANNLACILVFPPYQHKQLGKLLMGVSYKISSWESDSGLIGGPERPLSEMGHRSYTRFWQERIARYLLLQGGKPKEAEAASGSSVPLKQKSPKTSKRKHTHELMTVQDIGLATGMLPEDVVTALQGLGAVEPATPAKKRRTKDSSGEAGSGAEEPLLIRKSKILEWAKSHHMALQDPVRDEGFLGKWAPADSTEESDVDSDDVDEDVG, encoded by the coding sequence ATGGCTCCCAGTGACCCTGTGTCGCGCACCgaaccatcctcctccaccgaccGTAACGTCAAGCACGTCGTACTGGGTGACCTCCTTTTCCCAACATGGTATCAGTCCATCTATCCGGAAGATCTCGTCAATAAAGACACAGACCGGTTGTACGTCTGTCGTTGGTGCTTCCGGTACTCGTGCGACGTTCACGCCTACGCGCAACATACGCGACTCTGCCAACACCGGACAACACCTCCCGGAACGAAAGTCTACGATCATGGCGGATACTCTGTATGGGAGCTAGACGGTGAATGTCACAAACTATACGCACAAAACCTTTCCTTGTTCGCCAAACTCTTCCTCGATCACAAGTCCGTCTTCTACGATGTCGTCTCCTTTCTCTACtacctcctcgtcttcaccGATCCCAATGACCCCCAGAATTACTACgtcttgggcttcttctcgaaAGAGAAACTCTCCTGGGATGCGAACAATCTCGCAtgcatcctcgtcttcccaCCCTACCAGCATAAGCAGCTTGGAAAGCTGTTGATGGGCGTGAGTTACAAGATCAGTTCCTGGGAGAGCGATAGTGGTCTCATAGGTGGTCCGGAACGACCGCTTAGTGAAATGGGCCATAGGAGTTATACTCGGTTCTGGCAGGAACGAATAGCCCGGTATCTATTGTTACAGGGCGGTAAACcgaaggaagcagaggcggCGTCGGGCTCCTCCGTGCCACTGAAGCAGAAGTCTCCGAAGACGTCCAAACGAAAACATACCCACGAGCTCATGACAGTGCAGGACATTGGTCTGGCGACGGGGATGTTGCCTGAGGATGTCGTCACCGCTCTTCAAGGCCTGGGGGCCGTGGAGCCTGCGACGCCTGCTAAAAAGCGCCGGACAAAGGATTCATCTGGCGAGGCTGGATCGGGCGCAGAGGAGCCCTTGTTGATTCGGAAGTCTAAGATTCTTGAGTGGGCCAAGTCACATCATATGGCGCTCCAAGACCCTGTTAGAGATGAAGGTTTCCTGGGGAAATGGGCCCCAGCTGATTCCACTGAAGAGAGTGATGTCGACAGCGATGatgttgacgaagatgttggATAG
- a CDS encoding uncharacterized protein (COG:A;~EggNog:ENOG410PX55;~InterPro:IPR000504,IPR012677,IPR035979;~PFAM:PF00076;~go_function: GO:0003676 - nucleic acid binding [Evidence IEA]) → MLKPFQIRDLHGSPSHTSAEVPSASTQPLTREPSSPRARRGIVQLSAPQYDDLASKHPRARLTYVDDDDGEIITVGSSLELSQRLDEPIDLAHDPMPQEATEPMHLFDIRRSNSITELWKKFQIKQEGKDADNHAGSSTGDAPAASASAEVRSETEQEHVEATKNDDTASLMAAFEAEMAKILDASRNIQDNNTTEEPSAPAQEPAGTPRGRTPNPTDAFTHAMRNLLNGAELLSSGVRSSIPEIERQLENAQRALPGNVGSSVQGALASLEAQMRQLTGSINHTVGGASTGNILQGELPTAAGTVDSLRAMASELGNVGHTLFEAFESEFGCTRTGGQPQASSEQSPDGLPAETSRPSDATAGNSVVPDVVDQPTQDRDLGSRETKSGEKESGPESDLKTGSKKAAGADGPTQPGGGPDQAQPDAPSYVPHVPHGRHNPFAFTPYFQPPPPPPPPHPHPHHHYPPPPPPPPFFGPPPHHFHQPFPGPPPPPFWPTPENLNHPHFPAGPEVPRPQPTSTHAHPSQHTHRRWHPHTGYNCRRGRAPISRQHAHEQDRGRTNDVPSSGRDATPADTQSATNTSLFVGNVGFNVSEKMIRDVFASRGFLVDVHLPLDVGTEKHAGFGYLSFPSVPAAKAALEALQGTHIDGHAINLEFSEQTPVTRLHPEEPSSQATPDGPVPAVSERKSVPSELQGSTATPAKLEKTSLSSQEGFKSLSGKRAVPLTVADLCSNDNRNPGNTASPNSLEDSSLGDSTRLNSLYPSLLPEGVPKSGPSEPVSPEFDRIPELTRELEECRFPPVSQLEAHFLAEQQKEAASSSAQTRSDGKAPEARNLNGNVALQGLPGTFPQEVRENSSARPGQFSETHHLHGGHDHEESSFGPRRHVRRWKSQRPRSAWQDEFSGWDAPRGIFGWRPEGRHRHRGGRRNSFETPSSETQAINPDVRQRDIDDCVSTLVSLGYGGASDGGHQRIAIYAAAADGRVSDAIEMIEEERKAYEQQGSTM, encoded by the exons ATGTTGAAACCGTTCCAGATCAGAGATCTTCATGGATCTCCATCACATACATCTGCAGAGGTGCCCTCGGCATCCACTCAACCCTTGACAAGggaaccatcatcacctaGAGCTCGTCGGGGAATCGTGCAGCTGTCTGCTCCCCAATATGATGATCTTGCATCGAAGCACCCGCGGGCACGGTTGACTTatgttgatgacgatgatggggagatcATCACT GTTGGATCGTCTCTCGAACTCTCTCAACGCCTCGATGAGCCTATTGACCTTGCGCACGACCCGATGCCGCAGGAAGCCACCGAACCCATGCACCTCTTCGATATTCGACGCTCGAACTCAATAACCGAGTTGTGGAAGAAGTTCCAGATAAAGCAAGAAGGCAAGGATGCGGACAACCACGCTGGATCATCAACTGGGGATGCCCCGGCTGCTAGCGCTTCAGCAGAAGTACGGTCAGAAACTGAGCAAGAGCACGTTGAAGCTACGAAGAACGACGACACAGCATCACTCATGGCCGCCTTTGAGGCTGAGATGGCCAAGATTCTCGATGCTTCTAGGAATATACAAGACAATAACACTACGGAAGAGCCTTCAGCTCCCGCTCAGGAGCCAGCAGGAACCCCCAGGGGCAGAACTCCAAATCCCACGGATGCATTTACTCATGCAATGCGGAACCTGCTCAACGGGGCTGAGTTGCTCAGTTCTGGGGTGAGATCAAGTATACCCGAGATTGAACGGCAGCTGGAGAACGCTCAGAGGGCCCTTCCTGGAAATGTCGGGTCCTCGGTACAAGGTGCTCTTGCGAGTTTGGAAGCCCAGATGAGACAGCTTACCGGCTCGATCAACCATACTGTTGGCGGTGCGTCGACAGGGAACATTCTCCAGGGAGAACTCCCCACAGCCGCCGGAACTGTGGACAGTCTGCGTGCAATGGCGTCGGAACTGGGAAATGTAGGGCATACTCTGTTCGAAGCATTTGAGTCGGAGTTTGGCTGCACTCGAACTGGTGGTCAACCCCAGGCTTCCTCTGAACAAAGTCCAGATGGCCTCCCTGCTGAAACCTCCAGACCATCTGATGCCACTGCAGGTAATAGTGTTGTCCCCGATGTGGTAGACCAGCCAACCCAGGATCGGGATCTGGGAAGCCGCGAGACAAAATCCGGAGAGAAAGAGTCGGGACCAGAATCAGACCTTAAAACTGGCTCCAAGAAAGCTGCAGGGGCGGACGGACCGACTCAACCAGGCGGCGGCCCTGACCAGGCGCAGCCAGATGCACCTTCATACGTGCCTCATGTCCCTCATGGACGTCACAACCCCTTTGCTTTCACACCCTACtttcaaccaccaccgccccctcctccaccgcatcctcatccccatcaccattatccgcctccgcctccgcctcctcctttcttcggtccacctcctcatcactttCACCAGCCCTTCCCAggtccaccaccgcctcctttCTGGCCGACACCGGAAAATCTTAATCATCCTCACTTCCCTGCTGGGCCTGAGGTTCCTCGTCCACAACCCACGAGTACTCATGCACATCCTTCCCAACACACGCACCGACGTTGGCATCCACACACCGGATACAACTGTCGCCGTGGCCGCGCTCCCATTAGTCGCCAACATGCTCATGAACAAGATCGTGGTAGAACCAACGATGTGCCATCATCTGGCCGCGACGCTACGCCGGCAGACACACAAAGCGCCACTAACACATCATTGTTCGTCGGCAATGTGGGCTTCAATGTTAGCGAGAAGATGATCCGCGACGTTTTTGCCTCCAGGGGTTTTCTCGTAGATGTACATCTGCCTCTTGATGTTGGGACCGAGAAGCACGCTGGATTTGGCTACTTGTCCTTCCCATCTGTCCCTGCGGCAAAGGCGGCCCTGGAGGCCTTGCAGGGGACGCATATTGATGGACATGCGATTAACCTAGAATTCAGTGAGCAGACCCCGGTCACCAGGCTGCACCCCGAAGAACCTTCTTCTCAAGCAACACCAGACGGTCCAGTGCCTGCTGTTAGTGAGCGAAAGTCCGTTCCGTCTGAGCTTCAAGGATCTACAGCTACACCCGCCAAGTTGGAGAAGACATCACTTAGCAGCCAAGAGGGGTTTAAATCGCTCAGCGGTAAACGTGCCGTCCCTTTGACCGTGGCGGACTTGTGTTCCAATGATAATCGCAATCCGGGCAACACAGCGTCTCCCAATAGTCTGGAAGACTCGTCCTTGGGGGATTCTACGCGGCTCAATTCACTCTACCCTTCCCTCTTGCCTGAAGGTGTCCCCAAGTCGGGGCCTTCTGAGCCCGTGAGTCCTGAATTTGATCGGATCCCCGAGCTTACGCGTGAATTGGAAGAGTGCCGCTTTCCCCCGGTCTCACAGCTCGAAGCGCACTTTTTGGctgagcagcagaaggaagcGGCTTCATCCAGCGCTCAGACGAGGTCTGACGGTAAAGCACCAGAAGCCAGAAACTTGAACGGCAATGTGGCGCTGCAGGGGCTTCCCGGCACGTTTCCGCAGGAGGTCCGTGAGAATTCGTCGGCACGGCCTGGACAGTTCTCAGAGACCCATCATCTGCATGGTGGGCATGACCATGAGGAATCATCTTTTGGCCCTCGCCGGCATGTTAGACGTTGGAAGAGCCAGCGACCCCGCTCTGCTTGGCAAGATGAATTCTCAGGGTGGGACGCCCCTCGCGGCATATTCGGCTGGAGACCGGAAGGACGTCATCGTCACCGCGGTGGACGTCGGAACAGTTTTGAAACCCCTTCTTCTGAGACCCAGGCAATCAATCCTGATGTCAGGCAACGCGACATTGACGACTGCGTCTCTACCTTAGTGAGTTTGGGATATGGCGGTGCAAGCGATGGTGGCCATCAACGAATCGCGATTTATGCTGCGGCCGCAGACGGCAGGGTATCAGATGCGATTGAAATGATTGAGGAAGAACGCAAGGCATACGAACAACAGGGATCGACGATGTGA
- the SLM5 gene encoding asparagine--tRNA ligase SLM5 (COG:J;~EggNog:ENOG410PI3Y;~InterPro:IPR006195,IPR002312,IPR012340,IPR004364, IPR004522;~PFAM:PF00152;~go_function: GO:0000166 - nucleotide binding [Evidence IEA];~go_function: GO:0004812 - aminoacyl-tRNA ligase activity [Evidence IEA];~go_function: GO:0004816 - asparagine-tRNA ligase activity [Evidence IEA];~go_function: GO:0005524 - ATP binding [Evidence IEA];~go_process: GO:0006418 - tRNA aminoacylation for protein translation [Evidence IEA];~go_process: GO:0006421 - asparaginyl-tRNA aminoacylation [Evidence IEA]), which translates to MLTWRRTFATSVARLNNRPAARSAGSTLLRCAQVLEQGQKGSSLEDQEIQLNGFIRSVRKQKRFAFAEISDGSTVKPLQAILNPSQAAELSTGTAVEISGVWKACPPGKEQTHELQATSVNIVGKTDPETYPIQKKYHSPEFLRQIPHLRLRTPFNSLLSRFRSECLYQLGNVFRHAPNGGFVQVHPPLITSSDCEGAGETFTVLPREAVGTTPADGDHFFRAPKYLTVSSQLHLEAYAAELGNVWTMSPMFRAEKSDTPRHLSEFYMLEAEANFMNDLHTLTDLVEYLLRDLTRRLYDTPVGQEILTTKRPGESSSEESATATDPADLRQRWQDMIDGPKWRRMTYTEAIELLQDAVAKDSATFEYPPTWEGGLQLEHEKYIVDVLNHGHPVFVTDYPKPIKPFYMAPSHASAATTHGETVACFDLLLPEVSEVAGGSLREHRLPEIIQNMRQHGLIKNLAAASNDGTDTATPTSHQAEELYPHLLPGEDLGHLQWYADLRRWGTAPHGGFGLGFDRFLGYLAGVSSVRDIVAFPRYFGRADC; encoded by the exons ATGCTGACATGGCGGCGGACGTTCGCCACATCGGTTGCGCGACTGAACAATAGGCCAGCAGCAAGGAGCGCCGGCTCCACGCTTCTTCGCTGCGCCCAGGTCCTCGAGCAGGGTCAGAAGGGATCTAGTCTGGAGGACCAGGAGATCCAATTGAACGGGTTCATTCGATCCGTTCGCAAGCAGAAGCGTTTCGCTTTTGCAGAGATCTCCGATGGATCGACAGTCAAGCCTTTGCAGGCTATCCTGAATCCCTCCCAGGCTGCCGA ACTATCAACCGGAACAGCTGTCGAAATCTCAGGAGTCTGGAAGGCATGTCCGCCAGGCAAGGAGCAGACACATGAGCTGCAGGCCACCTCTGTGAACATCGTGGGCAAAACAGATCCCGAG ACCTACCCTATCCAAAAGAAATACCACAGTCCCGAATTCCTCCGTCAAATCCCCCACCTACGCCTTCGCACGCCCTTCAATTCCCTCCTCTCGCGATTCAGATCTGAATGCCTATACCAACTCGGAAATGTGTTTCGGCACGCCCCCAATGGCGGCTTCGTTCAGGTGCACCCGCCGCTAATCACATCGTCGGACTGCGAAGGAGCCGGAGAAACATTCACAGTGCTACCGCGTGAGGCTGTAGGGACGACGCCAGCCGATGGCGACCACTTCTTCCGCGCTCCCAAGTACCTCACGGTATCATCACAGCTGCATCTGGAAGCATACGCTGCGGAGCTAGGAAACGTATGGACCATGTCACCCATGTTCcgggcggagaagagcgaCACGCCGCGTCACCTCAGCGAGTTCTACATGTTAGAAGCAGAGGCAAACTTCATGAACGACCTGCATACCCTCACGGACCTCGTCGAGTACCTTCTCCGCGACCTAACCCGTCGCCTCTACGACACGCCCGTCGGACAGGAAATCCTCACCACAAAACGCCCCGGCGAATCCAGCTCGGAGGAAtcggcaacagcaacagACCCTGCTGACCTCCGCCAACGGTGGCAGGACATGATCGACGGGCCCAAATGGCGACGCATGACATACACCGAAGCGATCGAGCTCCTCCAAGACGCCGTTGCCAAGGACTCCGCCACCTTCGAGTACCCCCCAACGTGGGAGGGCGGTCTCCAACTCGAACACGAGAAATACATCGTTGATGTGCTCAACCACGGGCACCCAGTCTTCGTAACCGACTATCCCAAGCCAATCAAACCCTTCTACATGGCCCCGTCGCACGCATCAGCGGCCACCACCCACGGTGAAACAGTCGCCTGCTTTGACCTTCTCCTACCAGAGGTCAGCGAAGTAGCTGGCGGCTCACTCCGCGAGCACCGCCTCCCGGAGATCATCCAGAACATGCGCCAACATGGTTTGATCAAGAACCTTGCCGCCGCATCGAATGACGGCACTGACACAGCCACGCCCACCTCCCATCAAGCAGAAGAGCTGtaccctcatctcctccccggCGAAGATCTAGGCCATCTCCAATGGTACGCCGACCTCCGTCGATGGGGTACCGCGCCGCACGGAGGCTTCGGACTCGGGTTCGATCGCTTCCTGGGGTACTTGGCTGGCGTATCCAGTGTTAGAGATATTGTCGCGTTCCCTAGATACTTCGGTCGGGCGGATTGCTAG
- a CDS encoding transferase family protein (COG:S;~EggNog:ENOG410PIK1;~InterPro:IPR023213,IPR003480;~PFAM:PF02458;~go_function: GO:0016747 - transferase activity, transferring acyl groups other than amino-acyl groups [Evidence IEA]): protein MSTSDPSILHFERLFPNKEANSDCIVALSLLDDTTVDFSDTSAVWLFECEQQNRGNLVNHLRQSLRITLDAYPQWCGLIKVVDSVDGPAVADRDRLAPHARRFGRVYVHYGTRADPGVEFVTARAADTLDGLCPSSRTTSQPLWNQEKVALSRFVPKTCLANPLKQLVVDNADITPPVMAVQITNLACGGFALAIKIAHPLADAQSLFHFVKDWASVSRSALLCEPTAVLKPLFEPARLDDAAAGDINAATPDESIIEQTKSLPFHRYDWWNVPPDSPLKTRIPEAFRNQDIPPAGKQIPWSEWDKKAPVSHYIVHLSREQVEKIWTQANNVSATTTKTNRLSRHDAILAHIWSSINRARKMQHDPGPVHCDLAYGCRPAFHLSDSFMGSLSVMVNVEMTGAELTTTANSDGKETAVLPPIAHRIRQTILQLKNHPARLAAHLHRLAYETSPQRIWQGFLGSRHVMVTTWACAGLYDVDFGLGPLTSSSSSARYADGILANLDGLVLIKEAPPPSPSDRESEVRHCRVPSAWTEHGVDVQIHLRSEDMLRLLRDPILLPDTA from the coding sequence ATGTCAACCTCTGATCCGTCGATCCTGCATTTCGAGAGACTGTTTCCAAACAAGGAAGCTAACTCGGATTGCATCGTTGCCTTGTCTTTACTGGATGACACCACGGTAGACTTCTCGGATACAAGCGCTGTTTGGCTCTTTGAGTGTGAGCAGCAAAACCGCGGCAACCTGGTGAACCACCTCCGTCAATCGCTCAGGATCACGCTGGATGCTTATCCTCAGTGGTGTGGCTTGATCAAGGTTGTTGACTCGGTGGATGGCCCTGCGGTTGCTGATCGAGATCGGTTGGCGCCTCATGCCCGCCGTTTTGGCCGGGTGTATGTCCATTATGGCACGCGGGCTGACCCCGGCGTTGAATTCGTCACTGCACGTGCGGCTGATACTCTCGATGGTCTCTGTCCTTCCTCTCGTACGACATCTCAGCCTCTCTGGAATCAGGAAAAGGTGGCTTTGTCGAGGTTTGTCCCAAAGACTTGCTTGGCGAACCCGCTCAAACAACTTGTTGTCGACAATGCAGATATCACCCCTCCAGTCATGGCCGTCCAAATCACGAACTTGGCCTGTGGAGGGTTTGCCCTAGCAATCAAAATAGCTCATCCTTTAGCGGATGCGCAGTCACTTTTTCACTTCGTCAAAGACTGGGCAAGTGTTAGCCGTTCTGCGTTACTGTGCGAGCCTACAGCAGTCTTGAAACCTTTATTTGAACCGGCACGACTCGAcgacgcagcagcaggggaCATCAATGCTGCTACGCCGGACGAATCGATCATCGAACAGACAAAAAGCCTACCGTTTCATCGCTATGACTGGTGGAACGTGCCCCCTGACTCTCCTCTGAAGACACGCATCCCTGAAGCTTTCCGGAACCAGGACATCCCCCCAGCGGGGAAACAGATACCATGGTCAGAATGGGACAAGAAAGCGCCAGTGTCTCATTACATCGTGCACCTGAGTCGCGAGCAAGTCGAGAAGATCTGGACGCAAGCCAACAACGTATCCGCCACAACCACAAAGACTAATCGACTGAGTCGACACGATGCCATTCTGGCACATATATGGTCAAGCATCAACCGAGCTCGGAAGATGCAACACGACCCCGGGCCGGTCCACTGCGACCTGGCGTACGGGTGCCGACCGGCGTTTCATCTGAGCGATTCCTTTATGGGGTCGCTTTCCGTGATGGTCAATGTGGAGATGACTGGGGCGGAACTGACGACGACTGCAAACTCGGACGGCAAGGAAACTGCCGTACTTCCGCCCATCGCGCACCGCATCCGCCAAACTATTCTTCAGCTGAAGAATCATCCGGCCCGCTTGGCCgcccacctccaccgtctGGCATACGAAACGTCTCCGCAACGCATTTGGCAGGGATTCTTGGGTTCTCGGCACGTTATGGTGACGACGTGGGCGTGCGCAGGGCTGTATGATGTGGATTTTGGGTTGGGTCCACttacttcctcctcttcctcggctcGCTACGCGGATGGTATCCTCGCCAATCTCGATGGCCTCGTCTTGATCAAAGAGGcaccgccgccgtcgccatCCGATCGGGAGTCGGAGGTCAGGCACTGCCGAGTTCCGTCGGCTTGGACGGAGCATGGTGTGGATGTGCAGATTCATCTCCGGAGTGAAGATATGCTCCGGTTGTTAAGAGATCCGATACTATTGCCGGACACTGCGTAG